In the genome of Streptomyces racemochromogenes, one region contains:
- a CDS encoding beta-ketoacyl synthase N-terminal-like domain-containing protein has protein sequence MSTAAEPRERQLVISGWAVSSPYGLGRRAFAEGLLARTAATAPVDTVKWPVPYEDAGLIPGFDIKEVLGRKGTRSMDRATGIAVVTVGELLEDFGRGLAADPEKTGLVLGTSGSVQSIMDFTKDALTGEKPYLVDPARFPNTVMNCPTGQSAIRHTLKGPNVTVSGGSATGLLALNYASRLLRGGHANALLAGAAEEYSVQRARLERVADHGGAEADPLGEGAALFLLESGDAARDGGRQVLATVLGSRFRAFPESGRAGAALARCVEEVLADAGAAPEDIALVAPGTPAGLLGKQEESALDGVAGERIAVRPLVGDATAASAAFQLAAVLAHAGARPALVDRLALVTALDRDGTVGATLLRLG, from the coding sequence ATGAGCACGGCAGCGGAACCCCGCGAGCGCCAGCTCGTCATCTCGGGCTGGGCGGTCAGCTCCCCGTACGGGCTGGGCCGCCGGGCCTTCGCCGAGGGACTCCTCGCGCGGACGGCGGCCACCGCCCCCGTCGACACCGTCAAGTGGCCCGTCCCGTACGAGGACGCGGGCCTGATCCCCGGCTTCGACATCAAGGAGGTGCTCGGCCGCAAGGGCACCCGCTCCATGGACCGGGCCACGGGCATCGCCGTCGTCACCGTCGGCGAGCTCCTGGAGGACTTCGGCCGGGGCCTGGCCGCCGACCCGGAGAAGACCGGGCTGGTGCTCGGCACCTCCGGCAGCGTCCAGTCCATCATGGACTTCACCAAGGACGCCCTGACGGGGGAGAAGCCCTACCTCGTCGACCCGGCCCGGTTCCCGAACACCGTGATGAACTGCCCGACCGGCCAGAGCGCCATCCGGCACACCCTCAAGGGCCCCAACGTCACCGTCTCCGGCGGTTCCGCCACCGGCCTGCTCGCCCTGAACTACGCCTCCCGCCTGCTGCGCGGCGGCCACGCCAACGCCCTGCTGGCCGGCGCCGCCGAGGAGTACTCCGTCCAGCGGGCCCGCCTGGAGCGGGTCGCCGACCACGGCGGGGCCGAGGCCGACCCGCTCGGCGAGGGCGCCGCGCTGTTCCTGCTGGAGAGCGGGGACGCCGCCCGCGACGGGGGCCGCCAGGTCCTCGCCACCGTACTCGGATCCCGTTTCCGGGCCTTCCCCGAGAGCGGCCGGGCCGGCGCCGCGCTGGCCCGCTGCGTCGAGGAGGTCCTCGCCGACGCGGGCGCCGCCCCCGAGGACATCGCACTGGTCGCCCCGGGCACCCCGGCCGGGCTGCTCGGCAAGCAGGAGGAGTCCGCGCTGGACGGCGTCGCGGGCGAGCGGATCGCCGTACGCCCCCTCGTCGGCGACGCCACCGCCGCCTCGGCCGCCTTCCAGCTGGCCGCCGTCCTCGCCCACGCGGGCGCCCGGCCGGCCCTGGTCGACCGGCTCGCCCTGGTCACAGCCCTCGACCGGGACGGCACCGTCGGGGCCACCCTGCTCCGGCTCGGCTGA
- a CDS encoding FAD-dependent monooxygenase has translation MSPRVAVIGAGLGGLTAAAALYARGLDVTVYERGEALREQGVGMHLGPNGTRLLERLGLAPRLAEMAVRPEALEVRAFHDGAPVAVQEMGEAWERRFRAPYLTVHRGDLHRMLAGLVPAERVRTGKELVRYEERPDGVLLEFADGTTDRADVLVGADGVHSAVRRALAGDDAPVYSGNSALRGLVAAADVPGLDPARMYMFAGPGARVLCYPVSGGREFTYVVVAPAPEGDAESWTSAGDRADLDSVLAGWAPQVRELAGAAGEVRRWALYDRAPLERWSTARTTLLGDAAHPMLPHHGQGANQALEDAVALAVCLAEAAPDAPGTAAALERYEALRRPHTTRVQLGSREGGKPPGGPGGDVRGAAADVSWILDHDVEAALRTPVTSAAA, from the coding sequence GTGAGCCCCCGTGTCGCCGTCATCGGCGCGGGACTCGGCGGCCTGACCGCCGCCGCGGCCCTGTACGCCCGCGGCCTGGACGTCACCGTGTACGAGCGCGGCGAGGCCCTGCGCGAGCAGGGCGTCGGCATGCACCTGGGCCCCAACGGCACCAGACTGCTGGAACGCCTGGGCCTCGCCCCGCGCCTCGCCGAAATGGCCGTCCGCCCCGAGGCCCTGGAGGTCCGCGCCTTCCACGACGGGGCCCCGGTGGCCGTGCAGGAGATGGGCGAGGCCTGGGAGCGGCGGTTCCGCGCCCCCTACCTCACCGTCCACCGCGGTGACCTGCACCGCATGCTGGCCGGCCTGGTCCCGGCGGAGCGGGTGCGCACCGGCAAGGAGCTGGTGCGGTACGAGGAGCGCCCCGACGGGGTACTGCTGGAGTTCGCCGACGGCACCACCGACCGGGCCGACGTCCTCGTCGGCGCCGACGGGGTGCACTCGGCGGTGCGCCGCGCCCTCGCCGGCGACGACGCCCCCGTGTACTCCGGGAACAGCGCCCTGCGCGGCCTGGTCGCCGCGGCGGACGTACCCGGCCTCGACCCGGCCCGCATGTACATGTTCGCGGGCCCCGGCGCACGCGTGCTGTGCTACCCGGTCTCCGGCGGGCGGGAGTTCACCTACGTGGTGGTGGCCCCGGCCCCCGAGGGCGACGCCGAGTCCTGGACCAGCGCCGGCGACCGGGCCGACCTGGACTCCGTCCTCGCCGGCTGGGCGCCGCAGGTCCGCGAACTGGCCGGCGCGGCGGGCGAGGTGCGCCGCTGGGCCCTGTACGACCGGGCCCCCCTGGAACGCTGGAGCACCGCCCGCACCACCCTGCTCGGCGACGCCGCCCACCCGATGCTCCCGCACCACGGACAGGGTGCCAACCAGGCCCTCGAGGACGCCGTCGCCCTCGCCGTCTGCCTCGCCGAAGCAGCCCCGGACGCCCCCGGCACCGCCGCCGCCCTCGAACGCTACGAGGCGCTCCGCCGCCCCCACACCACCCGGGTGCAGCTCGGCTCCCGCGAGGGCGGCAAGCCCCCCGGCGGCCCCGGCGGTGACGTCAGGGGCGCGGCCGCCGACGTGAGCTGGATCCTCGACCACGACGTGGAAGCGGCCCTGCGCACCCCGGTGACCAGCGCCGCCGCCTGA
- a CDS encoding 2-hydroxychromene-2-carboxylate isomerase, with the protein MAGRAAKPPRFYFNLRSPYNFFALHDIERRHPGLLDRLEWRPFWEPDERTGRLLDEAGGQFPYTPMSRAKQFYILRDVRRLAADRDLPLTWPADRTPWWEPAHLTWFLAADAGLGREWVARAGRARWLEGRDICDPDTVVELAAGIGLDPAAVAAAPDDAGLRARGAAALKDVHRDGVFGVPYFISGSEPYWGLDRVEEFAASFADGAPAPAARPEERELAVVGAGRTTDMSHAGGCG; encoded by the coding sequence ATGGCCGGCCGTGCCGCCAAACCGCCCCGGTTCTACTTCAACCTGCGCAGCCCCTACAACTTCTTCGCCCTGCACGACATCGAGCGCCGCCACCCCGGACTGCTCGACCGCCTCGAATGGCGCCCCTTCTGGGAGCCCGACGAGAGAACCGGACGCCTCCTCGACGAGGCCGGCGGGCAGTTCCCGTACACGCCGATGAGCCGCGCCAAGCAGTTCTACATCCTGCGCGACGTACGCCGCCTCGCCGCCGACCGGGACCTGCCGCTGACCTGGCCGGCCGACCGCACCCCATGGTGGGAGCCGGCCCACCTGACCTGGTTCCTCGCCGCCGACGCGGGCCTCGGCCGCGAGTGGGTGGCACGCGCCGGGCGGGCCCGCTGGCTGGAGGGCCGCGACATCTGCGACCCGGACACCGTCGTCGAACTGGCCGCCGGGATCGGCCTGGACCCCGCCGCCGTGGCCGCCGCCCCCGACGACGCCGGCCTGCGCGCCCGCGGGGCCGCCGCGCTGAAGGACGTGCACCGCGACGGGGTCTTCGGAGTCCCGTACTTCATCAGCGGCAGCGAGCCCTACTGGGGCCTGGACCGGGTCGAGGAGTTCGCCGCTTCCTTCGCGGACGGGGCCCCCGCCCCGGCCGCACGCCCCGAGGAGAGGGAACTCGCCGTCGTCGGAGCCGGCCGCACCACCGACATGAGCCACGCCGGAGGCTGCGGATGA
- a CDS encoding MbtH family protein, protein MSEQQNGNRSGDAEAQTRYRVVLNDEEQYSIWWSGRELPAGWTAEGTEGTREECLARITEVWTDLRPASLRRRMSAASAA, encoded by the coding sequence ATGAGCGAACAGCAGAACGGCAACCGGTCCGGCGACGCGGAGGCACAGACCCGCTACCGCGTCGTCCTCAACGACGAGGAGCAGTACTCGATCTGGTGGTCCGGGCGCGAACTCCCCGCCGGCTGGACCGCCGAGGGCACCGAGGGCACCCGCGAGGAATGCCTCGCCCGGATCACCGAGGTGTGGACCGACCTGCGCCCCGCCAGCCTGCGCCGGCGCATGTCCGCCGCCTCCGCGGCCTGA
- a CDS encoding condensation domain-containing protein — translation MSTTTVEALPLTAIQQSMWTAYRVSPEASAYNIVMPLRLRGRVDPLAMDAAVTAVGARQDLLRSVFTESAAGVRRTVRERPLVRLEFHDLDGASEEELHRAAEEAGARPFRLESGAFRVVLLRRSDTDWALVTSAHHIVSDFTSRWLLVRDVLDAYAGIAAAAEPAWRPIPGSYADHAAEELRYTASEAGQRAAALWHESVAGAAAAELPLDRPRPALRSYRGGTVVRQLAEDTADGLPAAASAAGVTPFAYLLSVFQALTHRWTGQDAFVLGVPATSRMGRAQRDVIGCFLNTMPVRADFDARSTFRSAAAQAGERVMRGMVNVRYPCALAFPRATVFRTALFLVQMDRMEPPVPNVPPGASEGPSVPYAGLDIALIDVPQQEGQLDLLLRIEQTPQGVTAVFSYDTDVLDRETVARFADGYERMLAAAVQDPDTPVADVELAGANELEALLALGTGADTGLDGFDAFDGFDEFDEFESFENAREQR, via the coding sequence ATGAGCACCACCACCGTGGAGGCGCTGCCGCTCACCGCGATCCAGCAGTCCATGTGGACGGCCTACCGGGTCTCGCCCGAGGCCTCCGCCTACAACATCGTCATGCCGCTGCGGCTGCGCGGCCGCGTCGACCCCCTCGCCATGGACGCCGCCGTCACCGCCGTCGGCGCCCGCCAGGACCTGCTGCGCTCGGTCTTCACCGAGAGCGCCGCCGGAGTGCGCCGCACCGTCCGCGAACGGCCCCTGGTCCGCCTCGAGTTCCACGACCTCGACGGCGCCTCCGAGGAGGAGCTGCACCGGGCCGCCGAGGAGGCCGGGGCCCGCCCCTTCCGCCTGGAGTCCGGAGCCTTCCGGGTGGTGCTGCTGCGCCGCTCCGACACGGACTGGGCCCTCGTCACCTCCGCCCACCACATCGTCAGCGACTTCACCTCCCGCTGGCTCCTGGTCCGCGACGTCCTCGACGCCTACGCGGGCATCGCCGCCGCCGCCGAACCCGCCTGGCGCCCCATCCCCGGCTCGTACGCCGACCACGCGGCCGAGGAGCTGCGCTACACCGCCTCCGAGGCGGGGCAGCGGGCCGCCGCCCTGTGGCACGAGTCGGTGGCCGGCGCCGCCGCCGCCGAACTGCCCCTGGACCGGCCCCGGCCCGCCCTGCGCTCCTACCGGGGCGGAACCGTCGTACGGCAGCTCGCCGAGGACACCGCCGACGGGCTGCCCGCGGCGGCCTCCGCCGCCGGGGTGACGCCCTTCGCGTACCTGCTCTCCGTCTTCCAGGCCCTCACCCACCGCTGGACCGGCCAGGACGCCTTCGTCCTCGGCGTTCCCGCCACCAGCCGGATGGGCCGCGCCCAGCGCGACGTGATCGGCTGCTTCCTCAACACCATGCCGGTCCGCGCCGACTTCGACGCCCGCTCCACCTTCCGCAGCGCGGCCGCCCAGGCCGGCGAACGCGTCATGCGCGGCATGGTCAACGTCCGCTACCCCTGCGCACTGGCCTTCCCCCGCGCCACCGTCTTCCGCACCGCGCTGTTCCTCGTCCAGATGGACCGCATGGAGCCGCCGGTGCCCAACGTCCCGCCGGGCGCGAGCGAGGGGCCCTCCGTCCCGTACGCGGGGCTCGACATCGCCCTGATCGACGTCCCCCAGCAGGAGGGCCAGCTGGACCTGCTGCTGCGCATCGAGCAGACCCCGCAGGGGGTCACGGCCGTCTTCTCCTACGACACCGACGTACTGGACCGCGAGACCGTCGCGCGGTTCGCCGACGGCTACGAGCGGATGCTCGCGGCCGCCGTCCAGGACCCGGACACCCCGGTCGCCGACGTGGAACTCGCCGGCGCGAACGAACTGGAGGCCCTGCTGGCCCTGGGCACCGGCGCGGACACCGGACTCGACGGCTTCGACGCCTTCGACGGCTTCGACGAGTTCGACGAGTTCGAGTCCTTCGAGAACGCCCGGGAGCAGCGGTGA
- the fabG gene encoding 3-oxoacyl-[acyl-carrier-protein] reductase produces the protein MSETPRPVALVTGGSRGIGRAVVEILARDGHDVAFCYQSNEEAARLAAKSAEALGARVLARRVDVTDRGQVRAFTAEAEAELGPVEVLVTAAGIVRDGHLAMMKDEDWDAVVRTNLDGTFNFAKAVAFPMMKRRRGTIITLSSVAAAGNATQSNYSATKAGIIGFTKALAKESGRSGLRANAVAPGFIATDMVGGLSEKHAKEMTDRIPLRRFGEAHEVAELVSFLASDRASYITGQVFHIDGGLVV, from the coding sequence ATGTCCGAGACACCGAGGCCGGTAGCCCTCGTCACCGGCGGCTCGCGCGGCATCGGCCGGGCCGTGGTGGAGATCCTGGCGCGGGACGGCCACGACGTGGCCTTCTGCTACCAGTCCAACGAGGAGGCAGCCCGGCTCGCCGCGAAGTCCGCCGAGGCGCTGGGGGCGCGGGTGCTGGCCCGCCGGGTGGACGTCACGGACCGCGGACAGGTCCGGGCCTTCACCGCGGAGGCCGAGGCGGAGCTGGGCCCGGTGGAGGTGCTGGTCACCGCCGCCGGCATCGTCCGCGACGGTCACCTCGCCATGATGAAGGACGAGGACTGGGACGCGGTCGTCCGCACCAACCTCGACGGCACCTTCAACTTCGCCAAGGCGGTGGCCTTCCCGATGATGAAGCGCCGCCGCGGCACCATCATCACCCTTTCCTCCGTCGCCGCCGCCGGCAACGCCACCCAGAGCAACTACTCCGCCACCAAGGCCGGGATCATCGGCTTCACCAAGGCCCTCGCCAAGGAGTCCGGCCGCAGCGGCCTGCGCGCCAACGCCGTGGCCCCCGGCTTCATCGCCACCGACATGGTCGGCGGCCTGTCCGAGAAGCACGCCAAGGAGATGACGGACCGCATCCCGCTGCGCCGCTTCGGAGAGGCGCACGAGGTCGCCGAACTGGTGTCCTTCCTCGCCTCCGACCGCGCCTCCTACATCACCGGACAGGTCTTCCACATCGACGGCGGTCTGGTCGTCTGA
- a CDS encoding amino acid adenylation domain-containing protein, producing the protein MNDRTQSGSAPGRLLLPALFRAQAARTPEAPAVLGADGAVLDYAALDGLAARYAAALRARGVAPGDFVGVCLPRGPELVAALLGVWFAGAAYVPLDPHYPEARLALVLEDAGAAVVLAAQGTAARLPAGTNVLDVTDAPRTVPDEEAAAFPLAPDAARPAYVLHTSGSTGRPKGVLVPHGGIANRVRWLAHRHKLGAADRFLLKTTIGFDAAGLEVFSPLISGGAVAVAPEDAERDPAALLRAVAAHGVTVLQGVPSVYRRLVEQAGWEDAGALRLIFSAGEPLHAELCRTLAELAPRAEIWNTYGPTEASVDVTEHRWDPAQQTGAVPIGRPIAHMRALVLDPAGRPVPVGVPGELHAGGVGLALGYQGRPDQTAERFVPDPYGAPGERLYRTGDRVRWLADGTLEYLGRLDHQVKVNGVRIETGEVEAALAAHPWVRGAVAAAVPDGSGGHRLVAWVQSRGELLRPEELRTFLRRALPDPLIPSLYVPVAEFPLTANGKIDRSALPEPAAAAASAAEGAHVPVRTPAERVVAEQWSALLGIPADRIGATNDFFQLGGASLLLSRLAEALTAAAGTRVPLRALFTATTVEAQAALLADAPALAATAAGADADADETVRPVERPAQGLPLSPGQQGLWLMDRMRPGSAEWNAPVFITLPHEYADTTVAAALTGLAERHEILRTRYVLRAAEPVQIADADARVELRTTRADTASARGALIEDEFSRPFDLEDGPVWRALTVRGTDSLHLVLSVHHIACDGWSSVVLERDLLALAAAHHHGTTAELPALPVQYADHAAHQRRRLAGSAAGAELSYWKQALEGILPVDLPADRPRPAVRDGLGAAHVFTIPAELAERAAALGRGHGATLQQTLLTVFGTLVARLTGQWDVPVGVPVAGRERPEVADVVGFFLNTLVMRCDAPADATFAEALVRVRDTARAAFAHQDLPFDRLVAELDESRDPARTPLYQVMFDLHEEGRTGTATAADDVDAFRGAWRSARTDLTFVVQRQADGSLLGMVEYATSLFDAATVERFAAGWVRLLESVTADPGVRLGRADLLPPALRAELLALGPGAPEPGAGRAAEDTVHTAVAAVARRTPQETAVVCGGESWSYARLERRAEAFGQRLRELGAGPETTVAVMLGRTPDLIAAYLGTWKAGAAYVPLDPAAPDDRLGYVLRDAGATLLVSDLAGATRLRGHHEGPWLAVDTDTRLAAASGAPQGSGLAARAPGAGVAAAAGAAALASASDPALAADGLDAWARTARPHSEGPPSWSTTPPEAPADPARLAYIMYTSGSTGRPKGVAVEHRTLLAMLRASQAHLDFGQGPDDAWLALAQPTFDISCTELLMPLVAGGRVVLAQERDLGDHAAQLRLIEEHGVSHLQVAPPHWQMLIDAGLGRRPLVGQTGGEPCPPALARDLSRRLLRFVNEYGLTETTIAATRWDAHDTATAVPVGRAYPHVTARVLDEYLEPVPYGTTGELCVGGAGLARGYHGRPGLTGALFVPDPYGNPGARLYRTGDRARMSADGTIEFAGRADGQAKIRGRRVETGEVQGVLAEHPGVSQCAVVVHGTGSTAALVAYWVPSGSNPPGDSELLDHCARSLPDYMVPALLVPVPEIPLTRHNKVDTAALPAPDLAAALSDEPYTAPEGPVEEIVAEIWAEVLAGEDGTTRRIGARQGFFRIGGNSVLAARVIARLHEEFDVEMPLRAVFEHPTVAGLAAAVEEAVRLEIETLDHAELAIAHREYQP; encoded by the coding sequence GTGAACGACCGTACGCAGTCGGGATCCGCCCCCGGCCGTCTGCTGCTGCCCGCCCTGTTCAGGGCCCAGGCCGCCCGCACCCCCGAGGCCCCCGCCGTCCTCGGCGCCGACGGAGCCGTCCTCGACTACGCCGCCCTGGACGGGCTCGCCGCCCGCTACGCCGCGGCCCTGCGCGCCCGGGGCGTGGCCCCCGGCGACTTCGTCGGCGTCTGCCTGCCCCGCGGCCCGGAACTGGTCGCCGCGCTGCTCGGCGTCTGGTTCGCCGGCGCCGCCTACGTCCCCCTCGACCCCCACTACCCCGAGGCCCGCCTCGCCCTCGTGCTGGAGGACGCCGGCGCGGCCGTCGTCCTCGCCGCGCAGGGCACCGCCGCCCGGCTGCCCGCCGGCACCAACGTCCTCGACGTCACCGACGCGCCGCGGACCGTACCGGACGAGGAGGCCGCCGCCTTCCCGCTGGCCCCCGACGCCGCCCGGCCCGCGTACGTCCTGCACACCTCCGGCTCCACCGGCCGCCCCAAGGGCGTCCTGGTCCCGCACGGCGGCATCGCCAACCGGGTCCGCTGGCTGGCCCACCGCCACAAGCTGGGCGCCGCCGACCGCTTCCTGCTGAAGACCACCATCGGCTTCGACGCCGCCGGCCTGGAGGTCTTCTCCCCGCTGATCAGCGGCGGCGCGGTCGCCGTCGCCCCCGAGGACGCCGAACGCGACCCGGCCGCCCTGCTGCGCGCCGTCGCCGCGCACGGGGTCACCGTCCTGCAGGGCGTGCCCTCCGTCTACCGGCGCCTGGTCGAACAGGCCGGCTGGGAGGACGCCGGCGCCCTGCGGCTGATCTTCAGCGCGGGCGAGCCGCTGCACGCCGAACTCTGCCGGACGCTCGCCGAGCTGGCCCCGCGCGCCGAGATCTGGAACACCTACGGCCCCACCGAAGCCTCCGTCGACGTCACCGAGCACCGCTGGGACCCGGCCCAGCAGACCGGCGCCGTCCCCATCGGCCGCCCCATCGCCCACATGCGGGCCCTCGTCCTCGACCCGGCCGGCCGGCCCGTGCCCGTCGGCGTCCCCGGCGAACTGCACGCCGGCGGCGTCGGCCTCGCCCTCGGCTACCAGGGCCGCCCCGACCAGACCGCCGAACGCTTCGTGCCCGACCCGTACGGCGCCCCCGGCGAGCGGCTCTACCGCACCGGCGACCGCGTCCGCTGGCTCGCCGACGGCACCCTGGAGTACCTCGGCCGCCTCGACCACCAGGTCAAGGTCAACGGCGTCCGCATAGAGACCGGCGAGGTCGAGGCCGCCCTCGCCGCCCACCCCTGGGTCCGCGGCGCCGTCGCCGCCGCCGTCCCCGACGGCTCCGGCGGACACCGCCTCGTCGCCTGGGTCCAGTCCCGCGGCGAGCTGCTGCGCCCCGAGGAACTGCGCACCTTCCTGCGCCGCGCCCTGCCCGACCCGCTGATCCCGTCCCTCTACGTGCCCGTCGCCGAGTTCCCGCTCACCGCCAACGGCAAGATCGACCGCTCCGCCCTGCCCGAGCCGGCCGCCGCGGCCGCCTCCGCCGCCGAGGGCGCCCACGTCCCCGTGCGCACCCCCGCCGAACGGGTCGTCGCCGAGCAGTGGTCCGCCCTCCTCGGCATCCCCGCCGACCGGATCGGCGCCACCAACGACTTCTTCCAGCTCGGCGGCGCCTCCCTGCTCCTCAGCCGGCTCGCCGAGGCCCTGACGGCCGCCGCCGGCACCCGGGTCCCGCTGCGCGCCCTGTTCACCGCCACCACCGTGGAGGCCCAGGCCGCCCTGCTCGCCGACGCCCCCGCCCTCGCCGCCACCGCCGCCGGAGCCGACGCCGACGCCGACGAGACCGTCCGGCCCGTGGAACGCCCCGCGCAGGGCCTGCCCCTGTCGCCCGGCCAGCAGGGCCTGTGGCTGATGGACCGGATGCGCCCCGGCAGCGCCGAGTGGAACGCGCCCGTCTTCATCACCCTGCCGCACGAGTACGCCGACACCACCGTCGCCGCCGCCCTGACCGGCCTCGCCGAACGCCACGAGATCCTGCGCACCCGCTACGTCCTGCGCGCTGCCGAGCCCGTCCAGATCGCCGACGCCGACGCCCGCGTCGAGCTGCGCACCACCCGCGCGGACACGGCGTCCGCCCGGGGCGCCCTGATCGAGGACGAGTTCAGTCGGCCCTTCGACCTGGAGGACGGCCCCGTCTGGCGCGCCCTGACCGTACGCGGCACGGACTCCCTGCACCTCGTGCTGTCCGTCCACCACATCGCCTGCGACGGCTGGTCCTCCGTCGTCCTCGAACGCGACCTGCTGGCCCTCGCCGCCGCCCACCACCACGGCACCACCGCCGAACTGCCCGCCCTGCCCGTGCAGTACGCCGACCACGCCGCCCACCAGCGGCGGCGGCTGGCCGGATCCGCCGCCGGCGCGGAGCTCTCGTACTGGAAGCAGGCCCTGGAGGGCATCCTCCCCGTCGACCTGCCCGCCGACCGGCCCCGGCCCGCCGTCCGCGACGGACTCGGCGCCGCCCACGTGTTCACCATCCCCGCCGAGCTGGCCGAACGGGCCGCCGCCCTCGGACGCGGCCACGGCGCCACCCTCCAGCAGACCCTGCTGACCGTGTTCGGGACCCTCGTGGCCCGGCTCACCGGCCAGTGGGACGTCCCCGTCGGCGTGCCCGTCGCCGGGCGCGAGCGGCCCGAGGTCGCCGACGTCGTCGGCTTCTTCCTCAACACCCTGGTGATGCGCTGCGACGCCCCCGCCGACGCCACCTTCGCCGAGGCACTGGTCCGGGTCCGCGACACCGCCCGGGCCGCCTTCGCCCACCAGGACCTGCCCTTCGACCGGCTCGTCGCCGAGCTGGACGAGTCCCGGGACCCCGCCCGCACCCCCCTCTACCAGGTCATGTTCGACCTGCACGAGGAGGGCCGCACCGGTACCGCCACGGCCGCCGACGACGTCGACGCCTTCCGCGGAGCCTGGCGCTCCGCCCGCACCGACCTCACCTTCGTCGTGCAGCGGCAGGCCGACGGCTCCCTGCTCGGCATGGTCGAGTACGCCACCTCCCTCTTCGACGCGGCCACCGTCGAACGGTTCGCCGCCGGCTGGGTCCGGCTGCTGGAGTCCGTCACCGCCGACCCCGGGGTCCGCCTCGGCCGCGCCGACCTGCTCCCGCCCGCCCTGCGCGCGGAGCTCCTGGCCCTGGGCCCGGGCGCCCCCGAACCCGGCGCCGGCCGGGCCGCCGAGGACACCGTGCACACCGCCGTCGCGGCCGTCGCCCGCCGCACCCCGCAGGAGACCGCCGTCGTCTGCGGCGGCGAGAGCTGGAGCTACGCCCGGCTGGAACGCCGCGCCGAGGCCTTCGGGCAGCGGCTGCGGGAACTGGGCGCGGGCCCCGAGACCACCGTCGCCGTCATGCTGGGCCGCACCCCCGACCTGATCGCCGCCTACCTCGGCACCTGGAAGGCCGGCGCCGCCTACGTACCGCTCGACCCGGCGGCCCCCGACGACCGCCTCGGCTACGTCCTGCGGGACGCCGGCGCCACCCTGCTGGTCTCCGACCTGGCCGGCGCCACCCGGCTGCGCGGCCACCACGAGGGCCCCTGGCTGGCGGTGGACACCGACACCCGCCTCGCCGCCGCCTCCGGCGCTCCGCAGGGTTCCGGGCTCGCCGCCCGGGCGCCCGGCGCCGGGGTCGCCGCCGCCGCGGGCGCCGCCGCCCTGGCCTCGGCCAGCGACCCGGCGCTCGCCGCCGACGGGCTCGACGCGTGGGCCCGTACCGCCCGGCCGCACAGCGAGGGGCCGCCGTCCTGGTCCACCACACCGCCGGAGGCACCGGCCGACCCGGCGCGGCTCGCGTACATCATGTACACCTCCGGCTCCACCGGCCGCCCCAAGGGCGTCGCCGTCGAGCACCGGACCCTGCTGGCCATGCTCCGCGCATCGCAGGCCCACCTGGACTTCGGGCAGGGCCCCGACGACGCCTGGCTTGCCCTGGCCCAGCCCACCTTCGACATCTCCTGCACCGAGCTGCTGATGCCGCTCGTCGCCGGCGGCCGCGTGGTCCTGGCACAGGAGCGGGACCTCGGCGACCACGCCGCACAGCTGCGGCTCATCGAGGAGCACGGCGTCAGCCACCTCCAGGTCGCCCCGCCGCACTGGCAGATGCTCATCGACGCGGGACTCGGCCGACGCCCGCTCGTCGGCCAGACCGGCGGCGAGCCCTGCCCGCCCGCCCTGGCCCGGGACCTGTCCCGCCGCCTGCTGCGGTTCGTCAACGAGTACGGGCTCACCGAGACCACCATCGCCGCCACCCGCTGGGACGCCCACGACACCGCAACGGCCGTACCCGTCGGCCGCGCCTACCCGCACGTCACCGCCCGCGTCCTGGACGAGTACCTGGAGCCCGTCCCGTACGGGACCACCGGCGAACTATGCGTCGGCGGCGCCGGCCTGGCCCGCGGCTACCACGGCCGCCCCGGCCTGACCGGGGCCCTTTTCGTCCCCGATCCGTACGGAAACCCCGGCGCCCGCCTCTACCGCACCGGCGACCGGGCCCGGATGTCCGCCGACGGCACCATCGAGTTCGCCGGCCGCGCCGACGGCCAGGCCAAGATCCGCGGCCGCCGCGTGGAGACCGGCGAGGTGCAGGGCGTCCTCGCCGAGCACCCCGGCGTCTCGCAGTGCGCGGTCGTCGTGCACGGCACGGGCTCCACCGCCGCGCTCGTCGCCTACTGGGTCCCCAGCGGCTCCAACCCGCCCGGGGACTCCGAACTCCTCGACCACTGCGCCCGCAGCCTGCCGGACTACATGGTCCCCGCGCTGCTGGTACCCGTACCGGAGATCCCGCTCACCCGGCACAACAAGGTCGACACGGCGGCCCTGCCCGCCCCCGACCTCGCCGCGGCCCTCTCCGACGAGCCGTACACCGCGCCGGAGGGCCCGGTCGAGGAGATCGTCGCCGAGATCTGGGCCGAGGTCCTCGCCGGGGAGGACGGCACCACCCGCCGGATCGGCGCCCGCCAGGGCTTCTTCCGGATCGGCGGGAACTCCGTCCTCGCCGCCCGCGTCATCGCCCGACTCCACGAGGAGTTCGACGTCGAGATGCCGCTGCGCGCCGTCTTCGAGCACCCCACCGTCGCCGGTCTCGCCGCAGCCGTCGAAGAGGCCGTCCGCCTCGAGATCGAGACCCTCGACCACGCCGAACTCGCCATCGCCCACAGGGAGTACCAGCCGTGA